A region of Candidatus Hydrogenedentota bacterium DNA encodes the following proteins:
- a CDS encoding oxidoreductase, with translation MNPIILIMTLAGPTLLASVALLARFSGGGPRIVLFASRIATAVALLVALGSAAYTALAGPATGHITGWGPFSLAIRLDALSVTMLLLVAFIGAVVVQFSRNYVDGDPRQGWFTGRLCLTLGTVLILVLAGSLFQLVLAWIGTSVALHRLLLYYQDRPSAVLAARKKFICSRIGDAFLVLAAILLYAAFGTGDIAQMLKMAREMSESGEAPTSAVAAALSLVMAALFKSAQFPVHGWLTEVMETPTPVSALLHAGIVNAGGFLMVRMADVLVICPPAMYLLIVAGGVTALVATAVMLTQTSVKVALAWSTIAQMGFMLLQCGLGAFSAAALHIVAHSVYKAHAFLSAGSAVDAAAALPATAPCRGPRPAVLAAAALIATLIFLACGALWGVSPREKPAIVALGAVLIMGLTHLLARGLAGANGDHFPARLLTGVTLLSMAYFGLQAGASWILNGVVPAAVPLDTFGLAATATIVLLFGGISVAQLYAAHWLPRFPSVYVHLANGLYANTLLNGLMRSPSFAADARN, from the coding sequence ATGAATCCAATCATCCTCATCATGACCCTCGCCGGACCCACCCTGCTGGCCAGCGTAGCCCTGTTGGCGCGCTTCAGTGGCGGCGGGCCGCGAATTGTGTTGTTCGCGAGCCGAATCGCCACCGCCGTGGCGTTGTTGGTCGCCCTCGGCAGCGCCGCCTACACCGCGCTCGCCGGTCCGGCCACGGGGCACATCACCGGTTGGGGGCCGTTCTCCCTGGCCATCCGGCTGGACGCGCTCAGCGTGACGATGCTCTTGCTGGTGGCGTTCATCGGCGCCGTGGTGGTCCAGTTCAGCCGGAACTACGTGGACGGTGACCCGCGTCAGGGGTGGTTCACCGGGCGGCTGTGCCTTACCCTGGGAACGGTGCTGATTCTGGTTCTCGCGGGTAGCCTGTTCCAGCTTGTGTTGGCCTGGATCGGGACGAGCGTCGCGCTCCACCGCCTTCTGCTCTACTATCAGGACCGTCCGAGCGCCGTCCTGGCGGCCCGCAAGAAGTTTATCTGCTCCCGCATTGGCGACGCCTTCCTCGTGCTGGCGGCGATACTGCTCTACGCCGCCTTCGGCACGGGCGATATTGCGCAGATGCTGAAGATGGCCCGGGAAATGTCCGAATCCGGCGAAGCGCCCACATCCGCGGTCGCCGCCGCGTTATCACTGGTCATGGCGGCCCTGTTCAAATCCGCGCAGTTTCCCGTTCACGGGTGGCTTACGGAGGTCATGGAAACGCCGACCCCCGTGTCGGCGCTGCTTCACGCGGGCATCGTAAACGCGGGCGGATTTCTGATGGTTCGGATGGCCGATGTCTTGGTCATCTGTCCGCCGGCGATGTACCTTCTGATTGTCGCGGGCGGCGTGACCGCCCTCGTCGCGACGGCGGTGATGCTCACCCAAACCAGCGTCAAGGTGGCGCTGGCGTGGTCCACGATCGCGCAGATGGGTTTCATGCTGCTCCAGTGCGGCCTGGGCGCATTTTCCGCCGCCGCCCTCCACATTGTGGCGCACTCGGTCTATAAGGCCCATGCGTTCCTCTCGGCGGGGAGCGCGGTCGACGCCGCGGCCGCCCTGCCCGCGACCGCCCCCTGCCGCGGCCCGCGCCCCGCGGTTCTGGCCGCAGCGGCGCTGATCGCAACCCTGATATTCCTGGCGTGCGGCGCGCTCTGGGGCGTCTCCCCGCGGGAAAAACCCGCTATCGTAGCGCTCGGCGCGGTGCTCATCATGGGCCTGACGCATCTCCTGGCCCGGGGGCTTGCCGGCGCCAACGGCGATCACTTCCCGGCGCGCTTGCTGACCGGCGTGACCCTGCTCTCGATGGCCTACTTCGGCCTGCAAGCGGGGGCATCCTGGATCCTGAACGGGGTTGTGCCCGCCGCGGTCCCGCTCGATACGTTCGGCCTGGCCGCCACGGCCACCATTGTCCTGCTGTTCGGCGGAATCAGCGTTGCCCAGCTCTACGCGGCCCACTGGCTTCCCCGCTTTCCAAGTGTGTATGTGCACCTCGCCAATGGCCTCTACGCCAACACCCTCCTGAATGGCCTGATGCGCTCCCCGAGTTTTGCGGCTGACGCACGAAACTAG
- a CDS encoding DUF2309 domain-containing protein, whose protein sequence is MPVATTTPPPATPRIRKAVRRAANAVAPCWPLKDFVAVNPFLGVIDRSFGDAAETLARAAGARLFMPRSFYAEAISSGRISTEDLANALAMEPEAARAVGDLHALRVAILRDNAAGAPPAPLPTVSAAAADCTGAPWVEYVTEHVSRWAGRYFDEGQALLPSPFRNLAPYAAWRAEAIHDRTPALLGLPGFRGAAAFLPETPEDLIHQAVHVLGIPEDGMERYFHRLLMTHGGWSAYVRYLDWQRELRGEKPEVLAELLAIRLAWELILYTGLAGQGIQETWRDLRPGLSVSGDEGKNAFAFEVILQRAYELGWQKQIVAGFKPQSAARAADRPAIQAAFCIDVRSEVYRRALEATGRDVETIGFAGFFGLPMAYKPLAQPEARPQCPALLAPRFTVCETLANAAPGEEADTRRQHRAWRRAQLAWKSFKLGAVASFGFVETLGISFAVKLVTDSLGLTRTTPRPEGAGLPAALRKRLTPCLAPANQGGQPYGLEPDTRVELAAGILKAMGLREDIARIVMLAGHGSTSVNNPHAAGLDCGACGGHSGEANVRVLVSLLNDPEVRAGLKTQGVELPADTVFVGAVHDTTTDTITLFDTGLVPESHADDLQTLRSRLEAASRKVRRERAPRLGLDAHPALEQALTRRGRDWSQVRPEWGLAGCASFIAAPRRRTRNLDLGGRAFLHSYDWSQDENFGILELIMTAPLVVASWINLQYYGSAVDNRVFGSGNKTLHNVTGALGVFEGNGGDLRVGLPWQSIHDGERLMHEPLRLTSIIEAPVEAMGSVIEKHENLRNLLDHGWICLYAMDEQGVVRHRYAGDGRWDEVKASEGLRVVAA, encoded by the coding sequence GTGCCTGTTGCCACGACGACACCGCCCCCCGCCACACCCCGGATTCGGAAGGCGGTGCGGCGCGCGGCGAATGCCGTGGCGCCCTGCTGGCCGCTGAAGGATTTCGTGGCCGTAAACCCCTTCCTCGGCGTGATCGACCGGTCCTTCGGTGATGCGGCGGAGACCCTGGCGCGCGCCGCGGGGGCCCGCCTGTTCATGCCGCGCAGTTTCTACGCCGAAGCAATTTCATCCGGTCGAATCTCCACCGAGGACCTGGCCAATGCGCTCGCTATGGAACCTGAAGCGGCGCGCGCCGTCGGCGACCTGCATGCCCTACGGGTCGCCATCCTGCGCGACAATGCCGCCGGCGCGCCCCCCGCGCCGCTACCAACCGTCAGCGCGGCGGCGGCGGACTGCACCGGCGCGCCCTGGGTTGAGTACGTGACGGAACACGTATCCCGCTGGGCAGGCCGGTATTTCGACGAAGGCCAGGCCCTGCTGCCCTCGCCCTTTCGCAATCTTGCGCCTTATGCGGCCTGGCGCGCCGAGGCGATCCACGACCGGACGCCGGCGCTGCTCGGCCTGCCCGGTTTCCGGGGCGCGGCCGCATTCCTTCCGGAGACGCCCGAGGACCTGATCCACCAGGCGGTTCACGTCCTGGGAATTCCCGAGGACGGCATGGAACGTTATTTTCACCGGCTCCTGATGACGCACGGAGGCTGGTCCGCCTACGTCCGTTACCTGGACTGGCAGCGTGAACTTCGCGGCGAGAAGCCCGAAGTACTGGCGGAACTCCTCGCGATCCGGCTGGCCTGGGAGCTTATCCTGTACACCGGCCTCGCTGGCCAGGGAATTCAGGAAACCTGGCGCGACCTGCGCCCGGGCTTGTCCGTCTCCGGCGACGAAGGCAAGAACGCGTTCGCTTTCGAAGTCATTTTGCAGCGAGCCTACGAGCTCGGCTGGCAGAAGCAGATTGTCGCGGGCTTCAAGCCCCAGTCCGCCGCCCGCGCCGCGGACCGGCCCGCGATCCAGGCCGCGTTCTGCATTGACGTCCGCTCCGAGGTATACCGGCGCGCTCTGGAAGCAACCGGAAGGGATGTCGAGACCATCGGTTTCGCCGGTTTCTTCGGCCTCCCCATGGCGTACAAGCCCCTGGCCCAGCCGGAAGCCCGGCCCCAGTGCCCCGCCTTGCTTGCGCCGCGCTTCACGGTATGCGAGACCCTGGCGAACGCGGCCCCGGGAGAAGAAGCGGATACCCGGCGGCAGCACCGCGCCTGGCGCAGGGCCCAGCTGGCATGGAAGTCGTTTAAGCTCGGCGCGGTTGCCTCGTTTGGCTTCGTGGAAACCCTCGGAATTTCGTTCGCGGTTAAGCTGGTCACGGACTCGCTGGGCCTTACGCGTACGACGCCGCGCCCGGAAGGAGCGGGGCTCCCGGCGGCTCTCCGCAAACGTCTGACGCCGTGCCTGGCTCCCGCAAACCAGGGCGGTCAGCCATACGGTCTGGAGCCCGACACGCGGGTCGAACTCGCCGCCGGCATCCTGAAGGCCATGGGGCTGCGCGAAGACATCGCGCGGATCGTGATGTTGGCCGGACACGGTTCCACGTCGGTAAATAATCCCCACGCCGCTGGACTCGATTGCGGGGCCTGTGGCGGTCACAGCGGCGAGGCCAACGTACGCGTCCTGGTATCCCTCTTGAATGACCCGGAAGTCCGGGCGGGCCTCAAGACTCAAGGCGTTGAGCTGCCCGCGGACACGGTATTCGTGGGCGCCGTTCACGATACCACCACGGACACGATTACGTTGTTTGACACCGGCCTGGTCCCCGAATCCCATGCGGACGACCTTCAGACGCTCCGTTCGCGGCTCGAAGCGGCCTCCCGCAAGGTGCGGCGTGAGCGTGCGCCTCGGCTGGGACTTGACGCGCACCCGGCGCTGGAACAGGCCCTGACGCGGCGGGGCCGTGACTGGAGCCAGGTGCGCCCGGAATGGGGCCTGGCGGGTTGCGCGTCGTTCATCGCCGCGCCCCGGCGCCGCACCCGCAATCTGGACCTTGGGGGTCGGGCCTTTCTCCACTCGTACGATTGGAGCCAGGACGAGAACTTTGGTATTCTTGAGTTGATAATGACCGCTCCCCTGGTGGTCGCAAGCTGGATCAACCTGCAGTATTACGGCTCCGCCGTGGACAACCGGGTATTCGGAAGCGGGAACAAGACCCTGCACAATGTTACGGGCGCCCTTGGCGTGTTCGAGGGCAATGGCGGGGACCTGCGGGTCGGCCTGCCGTGGCAGTCGATTCACGATGGCGAGCGCCTGATGCACGAACCCTTGCGACTCACTTCGATTATTGAAGCGCCCGTGGAAGCGATGGGGAGCGTTATTGAGAAGCACGAAAACCTGCGCAATCTCCTCGATCATGGCTGGATATGCCTCTACGCCATGGATGAACAGGGCGTAGTGCGGCATCGCTACGCCGGCGATGGGCGCTGGGATGAGGTCAAAGCCTCCGAAGGGCTTCGGGTCGTGGCGGCGTAA